Proteins encoded in a region of the Benincasa hispida cultivar B227 chromosome 2, ASM972705v1, whole genome shotgun sequence genome:
- the LOC120071589 gene encoding malate dehydrogenase, chloroplastic-like isoform X1, with protein sequence MEKSVLVECLIHSSACFESDMAATSATILSVGATASLNTKLNSFYQSKSASLRINSQETLQSFCGLKAASSLRCDSESSFLGKQSSAALWRHLAPSAQRVNQNVCKSLQPQASYKVAVLGAAGGIGQPLALLIKMSPLVATLNLYDIANVKGVAADISHCNTPSKVQDFTGPSELANALKGVDVVVIPAGVPRKPGMTRDDLFNINAGIVKSLVEAVADNCPDAFIHIISNPVNSTVPIAAEVLKQKGVYDPKKLFGVTTLDVVRANTFVAEKKNLKLIDVDVPVVGGHAGITILPLLSKTRPSVSFTDEQIQELTVRIQNAGTEVVEAKAGAGSATLSMAYAAARFVESSLRALDGDSDVYECTFVQSDLTELPFFASRVKLGRKGIEAFVTSDLQGLSEYEQKALEALKPELKASIEKGIAFTQKQAVAV encoded by the exons ATGGAGAAATCAGTGCTGGTTGAATGTTTGATTCATTCTTCAGCTTGTTTCG AGTCAGATATGGCCGCAACATCAGCAACTATTTTGTCAGTTGGAGCAACTGCATCACTTAATACTAAACTCAACTCATTTTACCAATCAAAGTCTGCTAGCTTAAGAATCAATTCACAAGAGACTCTTCAGAGCTTCTGTGGCCTCAAGGCAGCTTCATCTCTTCGTTGTGACTCAGAGTCATCTTTCCTAGGGAAACAGAGCAGTGCTGCCCTATGGCGTCATCTTGCTCCGTCAGCTCAAAGAGTGAACCAGAATGTATGCAAAAGTCTTCAACCTCAAGCTTCTTACAAAGTTGCTGTTCTTGGAGCTGCTGGAGGTATAGGTCAGCCTCTGGCACTTCTCATCAAGATGTCGCCATTGGTTGCCACCCTGAACCTTTATGATATTGCAAATGTCAAGGGTGTTGCTGCTGATATTAGCCACTGCAACACTCCCTCCAAAGTTCAGGATTTCACTGGACCTTCTGAATTAGCCAATGCTTTAAAAGGTGTAGATGTTGTTGTCATACCTGCTGGGGTTCCGAGAAAGCCTGGTATGACTCGTGATGACCTCTTCAACATAAATGCTGGCATAGTGAAAAGTTTGGTTGAGGCAGTTGCTGATAATTGTCCTGATGCTTTCATCCATATCATTAGCAACCCTGTGAACTCAACTGTTCCAATAGCAGCAGAAGTTCTAAAGCAGAAGGGCGTGTATGATCCAAAGAAGCTTTTTGGGGTTACTACATTGGATGTTGTACGGGCAAACACTTTCgttgctgaaaagaagaacCTTAAACTGATTGATGTTGATGTCCCGGTTGTCGGGGGACATGCAGGAATAACAATTCTTCCTTTGCTATCAAAGACAAGACCTTCAGTGAGTTTTACAGATGAACAAATTCAAGAACTGACTGTTAGGATTCAAAATGCGGGAACTGAAGTTGTTGAAGCGAAGGCAGGGGCAGGCTCCGCAACCCTTTCAATGGCATATGCTGCAGCAAGATTTGTCGAATCATCTCTCCGTGCCTTGGACGGAGACAGTGATGTATATGAGTGCACTTTTGTGCAGTCTGATCTAACTGAGCTTCCCTTCTTTGCATCGAGGGTTAAGCTCGGGAGGAAAGGAATCGAAGCCTTTGTAACGTCTGATCTCCAGGGTTTATCCGAGTACGAGCAAAAGGCACTTGAAGCTTTAAAGCCAGAACTGAAGGCAAGCATTGAGAAGGGTATTGCTTTTACACAGAAGCAAGCCGTGGCTGTTTAA
- the LOC120071589 gene encoding malate dehydrogenase, chloroplastic-like isoform X2 encodes MAATSATILSVGATASLNTKLNSFYQSKSASLRINSQETLQSFCGLKAASSLRCDSESSFLGKQSSAALWRHLAPSAQRVNQNVCKSLQPQASYKVAVLGAAGGIGQPLALLIKMSPLVATLNLYDIANVKGVAADISHCNTPSKVQDFTGPSELANALKGVDVVVIPAGVPRKPGMTRDDLFNINAGIVKSLVEAVADNCPDAFIHIISNPVNSTVPIAAEVLKQKGVYDPKKLFGVTTLDVVRANTFVAEKKNLKLIDVDVPVVGGHAGITILPLLSKTRPSVSFTDEQIQELTVRIQNAGTEVVEAKAGAGSATLSMAYAAARFVESSLRALDGDSDVYECTFVQSDLTELPFFASRVKLGRKGIEAFVTSDLQGLSEYEQKALEALKPELKASIEKGIAFTQKQAVAV; translated from the coding sequence ATGGCCGCAACATCAGCAACTATTTTGTCAGTTGGAGCAACTGCATCACTTAATACTAAACTCAACTCATTTTACCAATCAAAGTCTGCTAGCTTAAGAATCAATTCACAAGAGACTCTTCAGAGCTTCTGTGGCCTCAAGGCAGCTTCATCTCTTCGTTGTGACTCAGAGTCATCTTTCCTAGGGAAACAGAGCAGTGCTGCCCTATGGCGTCATCTTGCTCCGTCAGCTCAAAGAGTGAACCAGAATGTATGCAAAAGTCTTCAACCTCAAGCTTCTTACAAAGTTGCTGTTCTTGGAGCTGCTGGAGGTATAGGTCAGCCTCTGGCACTTCTCATCAAGATGTCGCCATTGGTTGCCACCCTGAACCTTTATGATATTGCAAATGTCAAGGGTGTTGCTGCTGATATTAGCCACTGCAACACTCCCTCCAAAGTTCAGGATTTCACTGGACCTTCTGAATTAGCCAATGCTTTAAAAGGTGTAGATGTTGTTGTCATACCTGCTGGGGTTCCGAGAAAGCCTGGTATGACTCGTGATGACCTCTTCAACATAAATGCTGGCATAGTGAAAAGTTTGGTTGAGGCAGTTGCTGATAATTGTCCTGATGCTTTCATCCATATCATTAGCAACCCTGTGAACTCAACTGTTCCAATAGCAGCAGAAGTTCTAAAGCAGAAGGGCGTGTATGATCCAAAGAAGCTTTTTGGGGTTACTACATTGGATGTTGTACGGGCAAACACTTTCgttgctgaaaagaagaacCTTAAACTGATTGATGTTGATGTCCCGGTTGTCGGGGGACATGCAGGAATAACAATTCTTCCTTTGCTATCAAAGACAAGACCTTCAGTGAGTTTTACAGATGAACAAATTCAAGAACTGACTGTTAGGATTCAAAATGCGGGAACTGAAGTTGTTGAAGCGAAGGCAGGGGCAGGCTCCGCAACCCTTTCAATGGCATATGCTGCAGCAAGATTTGTCGAATCATCTCTCCGTGCCTTGGACGGAGACAGTGATGTATATGAGTGCACTTTTGTGCAGTCTGATCTAACTGAGCTTCCCTTCTTTGCATCGAGGGTTAAGCTCGGGAGGAAAGGAATCGAAGCCTTTGTAACGTCTGATCTCCAGGGTTTATCCGAGTACGAGCAAAAGGCACTTGAAGCTTTAAAGCCAGAACTGAAGGCAAGCATTGAGAAGGGTATTGCTTTTACACAGAAGCAAGCCGTGGCTGTTTAA
- the LOC120071943 gene encoding uncharacterized mitochondrial protein AtMg00810-like, with the protein MTGCKPANFNLIESVDDVPVNKERYQRLVGKLIYLSHTKPDISYAVSLVNQFMQAPYKRHMEAVTRILRYLKSSLGKGLVFRKHDKRCIKAYIDSNWVDSVIDKKSTLGYCTFVWGNLVTWRSNKQGVVARSKVLWGQLSLLKHSRQGRKGGRMEDDIARSQDFKSWAWGVTDGIRAEPLPVRCSPGTNKWKLVGM; encoded by the coding sequence ATGACAGGGTGTAAACCTGCCAACTTCAATCTGATAGAGTCAGTAGATGATGTTCCTGTGAACAAAGAGAGATATCAACGGCTTGTGGGGAAACTAATATATCTTTCGCATACCAAACCTGATATATCATATGCGGTTAGCTTGGTCAATCAGTTTATGCAAGCTCCGTACAAAAGACACATGGAGGCAGTTACACGGATCTTGAGGTATCTGAAGTCTTCTCTTGGAAAGGGTTTGGTTTTCAGAAAGCATGATAAAAGGTGTATCAAGGCCTACATAGATTCAAACTGGGTTGATTCTGTTATAGATAAGAAGTCCACCTTAGGATACTGTACTTTTGTGTGGGGAAACTTAGTTACCTGGAGAAGTAATAAGCAAGGTGTCGTGGCTAGAAGCAAGGTGTtatggggacaactttcacttctaaagcATTCAAGGCAAGGGAGGAAGGGAGGAAGAATGGAGGATGACATAGCTAGGTCGCAGGATTTCAAATCCTGGGCCTGGGGCGTTacagatggtatcagagctgAACCTCTCCCAGTAAGATGTAGTCCGGGGACGAACAAGTGGAAGCTGGTGGgcatgtaa